CTTCTACAACCGTCTCGTCGACGAGCTGCTCGCGAACGGCATCACACCCTACGTCACGCTCTATCACTGGGATCTGCCGCAGGCGCTGCAGGACCGTGTCGGCGGCTGGCAGTCGAGCGACACCTCGAAGGCGTTTGCCGATTACGCCGCCTATGTTGCGGCGCGCCTGACCGATCGCGTGAAGACCATCTTCACCGTCAACGAGGTCGGGCGCTTCGTGAATTTCGGCTATGGCTGGGGCATCGACGCGCCCGGCCTCAAGCTGCCGACGGCGCAGCTCAACCAGGCCCGCCATCACGTCGCGCTGGGACACGGGCTTGCGGTGCAGGCGATCCGCGCCTCCGCTCGTGCCGGCACCCGCGTCGGCGCGGCCGAGAACATCGCCGCCTGCGTGCCGGCGATCGCGACGCCGGACAACATCCGCGCCGCCGAGATCGCGACGCGCGAGCTCAATGCCGGCTTTCTCGGCGTGGTGCTGGACGGCAAGTACACCGACGGCTTCCTCGCCTATGCCGGCGCGGATGCGCCAAAATTCACCCCTGAGGAGTTGAAGATCATCGGCACGCCGAACGATTTCGTCGGTCTCAACATCTACGCGCCGCAGTTCTACGTCACCGCGTCCGAGCGCGCGCCGGGCTTCCACGTGCTGCCGTTTCCGGGCTCGTTCCCGCACATGAACTCGGAATGGCTGCGCATCGGGCCCGAAGTGATCTACTGGGCGCCGCGCCTCGCGGCAAAGATCTGGAACATCGAGAACATCTACATCAGCGAGAACGGCACCTCGTCGGAGGACAAGATCGCCGCCGACGGCCAGGTCTACGACCTCGACCGCATCATGTTCCTGCGCAACTACCTGACCCAGATGCAGCGCGCCATCAGCGAGGGCGTGCCGATCCGCGGCTATTTCCTCTGGAGCCTGATGGACAATTTCGAGTGGATCTTCGGCTACGGCAAGCGCTTCGGCGTCTATCGCGTCGACTTCGAGACCCAGGCGAGAGTCCCGAAGCTGAGCGCCGCGTTCTATCGGGACGTGATCGCGCGAAACGCGATCGGGGTGTGAGCCGAGGACGCGTGCTGCATTCTGACGCGGCGCGGGCATCCCGGCCGCTCTGTTGCAATAGAAACAAAGGTCCAGCGATCGGAAACATTCCCGTAGTGCGGCCCACGCACAGAAGGGCGGTGAAGCAAAACCACCAAGGGAATGAACATGAACCGTCATTTTGGGCAGCGCGCGGTCGTCATCGGAGCGGGGATGGGCGGATTGTCTGTCGCCGGAGCGCTTTCCTCCGCATTCAAGGAGGTCATCATTCTCGAACGCGACACGCTGCCGGCCTCGGTCATGTCCCGTGCCGGCGTTCCCCAGGATCGGCATCCGCATCTTCTTCTGGCCGGCGGGCTCCAGGCGCTCGACTCGCTCTTCCCCGGATACGCGCAGGATCTTGCCGCGGCTGGTGCCGTTCCTGTGAACGTCTTTAAAGACGTCCACTACGAGCGGCCGGATGTCGGCGCTCTGCCGCGGCGCGATTGCGGGACGTCGCTGCTGTGCGCCTCGCGGCCGCTGATCGAGCACACCTTGCGCCGAAAGGTCGTCGCGATCGCCAATGTGACGTTGCAATCGCAAAGCCGCGTGACGGAGATTGTGCCGGCTGCGATCCGGCCGATGGTCAAGTTCGAGACCGACGCAGGCGTTGGTGCCGCGATCGAGGCGGATCTCGTGATCGACGCATCCGGCCGCGGCGCGCCGACCCTTGGCCTGCTCGATGCGCTTGGCTGGGAAAAGCCGCAGGAAACCGTCGTGGGCGTCGACATCAGCTACACCACCGCGGTTCTCAGGGCTGCGCCGACCTCGTTCAACTGGCTCAATCTCGTCACCTTGCCCGATCCGGCCATCTCGGCGACAGCCGGGTTGATCATTCCGCTCGAAGGCGGGCGCTGGTTTGCAACAATTTCCCAGCACGGTGCGACGGATCACCCGGAGACCTGGGAGGAGTTTCTCGCCGTTGCGCGCCAGTTGAACACGCCTGCGATCTACAATGCGATCTACAAGCTGTTGCCGCCCGGTGGCCTCCGGCATTTCGTGCTTGATGCGAGCCGCTGGCGGCATTTCGAACGGCTCGAGCGGTTGCCGCACGGGATTCTTCCGGTGGCGGACTCGCTGTGCCGGTTCAATCCGGTCTACGGCCAGGGCATGACGGTCGCGGCGCGCGAGGCAAAGCTGCTGCACGACATCCTGGGGCGCGTGGCCGGGGAGGAGGATCCGATCGAGGCGCTCCAGGCTGCGTTCATGTCCGAAGTGGGTACGCTGCTTCAGGCGCCCTGGAACATGGGCGTGAACGCCGATTTCGCCTATCCCACCACGCGCGGCGAGCGCCCGGAGCGTTACGAGGAAAGCCGGCAGTTCGAGGCCGCTCTATTCCGGGCCGCTGTGGCCGATCCGGTGGTTCAGCGGGCGTTCTCCGATGTCGTGCAACTCATGGAGCCGTTCGACCTGCTCAACCAGCCCGATATCCGGCAGCGAATCGAGTCTCATTCCCTTGCGCAGAGCGCCTGACGTTCGATGAGACGAAGACCCGTCGGCAAGCCGGCGGGTCTTTTGCTTTTGAGGTCGGCAGATCGCACGAATGGCCGGACGTGGTGGACGCTGTATCGGCCTACGGATCCAGCTCCGTATCCCAGTAGAGATAGTCCAGCCAGCTGTCGTGCAGATAGTTCGGCGGGAACAGGCGGCCGTTGCGGTGGAGCTGGTGCACGGTCGGGGCGAACGCGCTTTGGCGCGGAAACATCCTGGCTTGCGCCGGGGTGAGATTGCCCTTGCGAAGGTTACAGGGCGAGCACGCCGCGACCACGTTCTCCCAGGTGGTCTGGCCGCCTTTGCTGCGCGGGATGATGTGATCGAAAGTGAGGTCTTCGGGCGAGCCGCAATATTGGCAGGCGAAACGATCGCGCAGGAAGACGTTGAAACGGGTGAAGGCGGGATGGGTGGTCGGCTTGACGAAGGATTTGAGCGAGACGACGCTGGGCAGCTGCATTTGCAGCGTGGGACTTCGAACCGCCTGATCGTAATGCGCGACGATGTTGACGCGGTCGAGGAACACCGCCTTGATCGCGTCTTGCCACGACCACAGAGACAGTGGGTAGTAACTCAGCGGCCGGAAGTCCGCATTCAGGACCAGCACCGGCCAACTGCCTTGCGAGACATGTGCGTTCAAGTAACGCTCCCGGCCTCCAATGTACGCTGCGAAGCAGCATGTACTGACATACTACATGCAGCGTGACGGGATTGTGAAGCCCGTTGAGCGACTTATTCAGGCGCAAGCAATGCGGCGGCGGGGTGGCAAGCGCTCAAAAACGCCGCGATTCGGGGAGCGGTCATGCGAGGCCGGCCCGGAACCCCTGATGCGGCTCGCCGACGCCTCATTCCCGCACCCGCTCCAGCTTCTGCAGGCAACGCGTGGCGCCTACTACGGCCGGCATCTCCTCGTCCGGAAAGCTGGTTTTCCAGTTGGTGACGCCGACCTCGCCGACATAGATGTCGCCCCTCGAATCCAGCGCGATGCCGTGCGGGGCCAGGAATTTTCCGCTGGCAACGCCCGGGCCTTGCTCGCCGCCGAGGCGCGCGATGCGCTTGCCCTGCGCGTCGACGATCGACAGCCGCGGGCCGAGATTTGGCACATTGCGGTTGATGTCGAGGCCGGGGCCGAGCTCGCCGATGACGAAGGTCGGACTCTTGGCGCCGCCGCAGCAGCACAGCGCGCAGGGCCGGTGCAAATTGTTCCACTGCGTCTCGTACTCGCCCTCGCCGTTGAACACCTGCACGCGGTGGTTTTCGCGGTCGGCGACATAGACCCAGCCGTCGGCATCGGTCGCGATGTTGTGCACGATGTTGAACTGGCCGGGATCGGTGCCGGGCTCGCCCCAGCTCTTGATCAGCTTGCCATCGGGCGTGAACTTGTGGACGCGCGCATTGCCATAACCGTCGGAGACGTAGATCTCGCCTTTCGGCGACAGTGCGGTGTGAGTGCAGCGGTGAAACGGCTCTCCGCTCATGAACGGCGCCGGCTTTGCGGGGATGCCGATCGTCAGCAGCACCTTGCCGTCGGTCGTGCATTTGCGCACGGTGTGGTCGCCGTCGTCGGTGCAATACAGATTGTCGTCGGCGTCGATATGCAGGCCGTGCGCGCGGGAGAACAGGCCCTCGCCAAAACTCCGAAGGAAATTGCCCTCGCGGTCGAGCACCACCATCGGATGGGCGCCGCGGTTGAAGACGTAGACGCGGTCCTTGCTGTCGACCGCGACCGAGGCCACGTCGGTCAGCTGCCAGCCGTCGGGCAGCTTCGCGAAATTGTCGACGACGCGGTAGCGGTGCTCGCCGGTGCCGAGAATGGCTGGCATGGGTGTCCCTTCCTCTCGCTGTCTCTGTCGTGCTCGTCTGCATCCGCGTCGTCATTGCGAGCGCAGCGAAGCAATCCAGAGTATCTCCGCGGT
This is a stretch of genomic DNA from Bradyrhizobium sp. CB2312. It encodes these proteins:
- a CDS encoding GH1 family beta-glucosidase produces the protein MLAKFSRRGFAKLAGVAALGAAAGARGAENDAPAMDRHAPAPFPKEFLWGTATSSYQIEGAVNEDGRGKSIWDIFSHTPGKIEDGSTGDRANEHYHRYKEDVALIKALGVKAYRFSIAWPRVFPEGSGQPNPNGLDFYNRLVDELLANGITPYVTLYHWDLPQALQDRVGGWQSSDTSKAFADYAAYVAARLTDRVKTIFTVNEVGRFVNFGYGWGIDAPGLKLPTAQLNQARHHVALGHGLAVQAIRASARAGTRVGAAENIAACVPAIATPDNIRAAEIATRELNAGFLGVVLDGKYTDGFLAYAGADAPKFTPEELKIIGTPNDFVGLNIYAPQFYVTASERAPGFHVLPFPGSFPHMNSEWLRIGPEVIYWAPRLAAKIWNIENIYISENGTSSEDKIAADGQVYDLDRIMFLRNYLTQMQRAISEGVPIRGYFLWSLMDNFEWIFGYGKRFGVYRVDFETQARVPKLSAAFYRDVIARNAIGV
- a CDS encoding peptidyl-alpha-hydroxyglycine alpha-amidating lyase family protein — protein: MPAILGTGEHRYRVVDNFAKLPDGWQLTDVASVAVDSKDRVYVFNRGAHPMVVLDREGNFLRSFGEGLFSRAHGLHIDADDNLYCTDDGDHTVRKCTTDGKVLLTIGIPAKPAPFMSGEPFHRCTHTALSPKGEIYVSDGYGNARVHKFTPDGKLIKSWGEPGTDPGQFNIVHNIATDADGWVYVADRENHRVQVFNGEGEYETQWNNLHRPCALCCCGGAKSPTFVIGELGPGLDINRNVPNLGPRLSIVDAQGKRIARLGGEQGPGVASGKFLAPHGIALDSRGDIYVGEVGVTNWKTSFPDEEMPAVVGATRCLQKLERVRE
- a CDS encoding squalene monooxygenase, which encodes MNRHFGQRAVVIGAGMGGLSVAGALSSAFKEVIILERDTLPASVMSRAGVPQDRHPHLLLAGGLQALDSLFPGYAQDLAAAGAVPVNVFKDVHYERPDVGALPRRDCGTSLLCASRPLIEHTLRRKVVAIANVTLQSQSRVTEIVPAAIRPMVKFETDAGVGAAIEADLVIDASGRGAPTLGLLDALGWEKPQETVVGVDISYTTAVLRAAPTSFNWLNLVTLPDPAISATAGLIIPLEGGRWFATISQHGATDHPETWEEFLAVARQLNTPAIYNAIYKLLPPGGLRHFVLDASRWRHFERLERLPHGILPVADSLCRFNPVYGQGMTVAAREAKLLHDILGRVAGEEDPIEALQAAFMSEVGTLLQAPWNMGVNADFAYPTTRGERPERYEESRQFEAALFRAAVADPVVQRAFSDVVQLMEPFDLLNQPDIRQRIESHSLAQSA
- a CDS encoding HNH endonuclease, with amino-acid sequence MNAHVSQGSWPVLVLNADFRPLSYYPLSLWSWQDAIKAVFLDRVNIVAHYDQAVRSPTLQMQLPSVVSLKSFVKPTTHPAFTRFNVFLRDRFACQYCGSPEDLTFDHIIPRSKGGQTTWENVVAACSPCNLRKGNLTPAQARMFPRQSAFAPTVHQLHRNGRLFPPNYLHDSWLDYLYWDTELDP